In Actinoplanes derwentensis, the following proteins share a genomic window:
- a CDS encoding ricin-type beta-trefoil lectin domain protein has protein sequence MPLGDSITEGTQVPGGYRIGLWQRLASAGYRVDFAGTQFNGPANLGDHDHQGHPGWRIDQIDANIAGWLRTTTPRTVLLHIGTNDILQNYNVPGAPGRLSTLIDRITGTVPSADVFVATIIPLANSGQEAAARTYNTALSSIVRSKGSRVHLVDMHAALTAADLIDGVHPTANGYDKMAATWYAALRSVPGTIGDPNSGGGGTSLVGAASGRCLDVPGSNTTNGTQPIIWDCSGAGNQQWAYDGNTLRSLGKCLDSPTGATSGAKAQLWDCSGAANQQWSHTSGGPIRNAQSGLCLESGGTANGSTVTLRTCTGSTAQNWTRR, from the coding sequence ATGCCGCTCGGCGACTCCATCACCGAAGGCACCCAGGTCCCCGGCGGTTACCGGATCGGGCTCTGGCAGCGCCTGGCGTCCGCCGGGTACCGCGTCGACTTCGCCGGCACCCAGTTCAACGGCCCGGCCAACCTCGGCGACCACGACCACCAGGGCCATCCCGGCTGGCGCATCGACCAGATCGACGCGAACATCGCCGGCTGGCTGCGCACCACCACACCCCGCACCGTGCTGCTGCACATCGGCACCAACGACATCCTGCAGAACTACAACGTGCCCGGCGCGCCGGGCCGGCTCTCCACCCTGATCGACCGGATCACCGGCACCGTTCCGTCCGCGGACGTCTTCGTGGCCACGATCATCCCGCTGGCCAACTCCGGGCAGGAGGCCGCCGCCCGCACCTACAACACGGCCCTGTCCTCGATCGTACGGAGCAAGGGTTCGCGGGTGCATCTGGTCGACATGCACGCCGCCCTCACCGCCGCCGACCTGATCGACGGCGTGCACCCGACCGCCAACGGTTACGACAAGATGGCCGCCACCTGGTACGCCGCACTCCGATCGGTCCCCGGCACCATCGGCGACCCGAACAGCGGAGGCGGCGGTACCTCCCTGGTCGGCGCCGCCTCCGGACGGTGCCTGGACGTCCCCGGCAGCAACACCACCAACGGCACCCAGCCGATCATCTGGGACTGCAGTGGCGCGGGCAACCAGCAGTGGGCCTACGACGGCAACACCCTGCGATCGCTGGGCAAGTGCCTCGACTCGCCGACCGGCGCCACCAGCGGGGCCAAGGCGCAGCTCTGGGATTGCAGCGGAGCCGCCAACCAGCAGTGGAGTCACACCTCTGGTGGCCCGATCCGCAACGCCCAGTCCGGCCTGTGCCTGGAGAGCGGCGGCACGGCGAACGGCTCCACCGTCACCCTCCGGACCTGTACCGGGTCCACCGCACAGAACTGGACGAGACGATGA
- a CDS encoding slipin family protein, whose protein sequence is MWYLWLALILMLLFIVASLAVKVVKQYEQGVLFRLGKVIGVRQAGLTVIIPFVDVLNRVSLRIVTMPIQSQGIITRDNVSVDVSAVAYYRIVDAEKSVVAIENVGAAINQIAQTTLRKVVGQHTLDETLSETDRINIDIKTILDVATEDWGVQVTLVELKDIQLPDSMKRAMARQAEAEREKRAKIIAAEGEALAADALGSAADIMMAHPLALQLRNLQTLVELGVDKNSTVVFRAPLMSTIGELGTFLARENNAAAAVAPPTASRDVTPVVNGMPLTTTTPYTTG, encoded by the coding sequence ATGTGGTACCTGTGGCTAGCCCTCATCCTCATGTTGCTTTTCATCGTGGCGTCGCTCGCGGTGAAGGTCGTCAAGCAGTACGAGCAGGGGGTCCTGTTCCGTCTCGGCAAGGTCATCGGGGTTCGCCAGGCCGGCCTCACCGTGATCATCCCGTTCGTCGACGTGTTGAACCGGGTGAGCCTGCGGATCGTCACCATGCCGATCCAATCGCAGGGCATCATCACCCGCGACAATGTCAGCGTCGATGTCTCCGCCGTCGCCTACTACCGGATCGTGGACGCCGAGAAGTCGGTCGTGGCGATCGAGAACGTCGGCGCGGCGATCAACCAGATCGCCCAGACCACCCTGCGCAAGGTCGTCGGGCAGCACACCCTCGACGAGACGCTCTCCGAGACCGACCGGATCAACATCGACATCAAGACGATCCTGGACGTCGCCACCGAGGACTGGGGCGTGCAGGTCACCCTGGTCGAGCTCAAGGACATCCAGCTGCCCGACAGCATGAAACGCGCCATGGCCCGGCAGGCCGAAGCCGAGCGGGAGAAACGCGCGAAGATCATCGCCGCCGAGGGCGAGGCGCTCGCCGCCGACGCGCTGGGATCGGCCGCGGACATCATGATGGCCCACCCGCTCGCGTTGCAGCTCCGCAACCTGCAAACCCTGGTGGAACTCGGCGTCGACAAGAACAGCACCGTCGTGTTCCGGGCCCCGCTGATGAGCACCATCGGCGAACTCGGCACCTTCCTCGCCCGTGAGAACAACGCGGCGGCCGCCGTCGCGCCGCCCACGGCCAGCCGAGACGTCACCCCGGTCGTCAACGGTATGCCGCTGACGACGACAACCCCGTACACGACTGGATGA
- a CDS encoding cation-translocating P-type ATPase C-terminal domain-containing protein encodes MTVLQIPAIDLGTETLPALALGREPAEPGLMGRPHRPRRTGVIDRKLLVRAGPAETRDPVTAIGSGEVGPRTEVTAGRRFTPVAAPASSVPDHGFRQNPRQTFEKGTRDDANHTVHDRRDGPLQRRCRRHGDPGGHRSRRTNRHAPGHRAETRAYGRTSGAAASRAEDR; translated from the coding sequence TTGACGGTATTGCAGATCCCGGCGATCGACCTCGGCACCGAGACACTGCCCGCGCTTGCGCTGGGCCGCGAACCCGCCGAACCGGGCCTGATGGGCCGCCCGCACCGGCCACGCCGCACCGGCGTCATCGACCGCAAGCTGCTGGTGCGTGCCGGTCCCGCCGAAACGAGAGACCCCGTGACAGCGATCGGAAGCGGAGAGGTGGGCCCGCGGACAGAGGTAACCGCTGGCCGGCGCTTCACTCCGGTCGCGGCCCCGGCGAGCAGCGTGCCGGACCACGGATTCCGGCAAAACCCGAGGCAGACCTTCGAGAAAGGAACACGCGATGACGCGAACCACACAGTTCACGATCGGCGCGACGGCCCACTGCAACGACGGTGTAGGCGGCACGGTGACCCGGGTGGTCATCGATCCCGTCGCACGAACCGTCACGCACCTGGTCATCGAGCCGAGACACGAGCATACGGCCGGACGTCTGGTGCCGCTGCGTCTCGTGCAGAAGACAGGTAG
- a CDS encoding PRC-barrel domain-containing protein, with amino-acid sequence MVIDPVARTVTHLVIEPRHEHTAGRLVPLRLVQKTGRELLLGCTVTQFERLDRAEESHYVADDDGYSSHGTGKAPAWPYFSGLGGTGLRAGGSDIATGLAAGAYRDSKVVTTDSVPSGDVVVYRGDPVHATDGEIGHIRGIVIDAASHQVTHVILHEGHLFHRKDVAIPIGAVTHIGDTIQLAITRQQVEDLPPVESDQCDQTP; translated from the coding sequence GTGGTCATCGATCCCGTCGCACGAACCGTCACGCACCTGGTCATCGAGCCGAGACACGAGCATACGGCCGGACGTCTGGTGCCGCTGCGTCTCGTGCAGAAGACAGGTAGGGAGCTTCTGCTGGGCTGCACGGTCACGCAGTTCGAGAGGCTCGACCGCGCCGAGGAAAGCCACTACGTGGCAGATGACGACGGCTACTCGTCCCATGGAACCGGGAAAGCGCCCGCCTGGCCCTACTTCAGCGGCCTGGGTGGTACCGGCCTGCGGGCCGGCGGCAGTGACATTGCCACGGGGTTGGCAGCCGGGGCGTACCGGGACAGCAAGGTGGTAACCACCGATTCCGTGCCGAGCGGCGACGTCGTCGTCTACCGCGGCGACCCGGTCCATGCCACCGACGGCGAGATCGGCCACATCCGCGGCATCGTGATCGACGCCGCAAGCCATCAGGTGACCCATGTGATCCTCCACGAAGGACACCTTTTCCACCGCAAGGATGTCGCCATCCCGATCGGCGCGGTCACCCACATCGGCGACACCATCCAGCTCGCCATCACCAGACAGCAGGTCGAAGACCTCCCGCCGGTCGAATCCGACCAGTGCGATCAGACCCCCTGA
- a CDS encoding BON domain-containing protein, which produces MTQITHKTDHELKTAVVDELEWTPSVNSDRIAVSVDNGAITLSGQVETYPEKQAATRAVMHVHGVTAVADEIEVKNEWAPREDSDIAREAAEALDRMVYVPAGAVQARVHNHMITLSGTLTWEYQREAARDAMAVLRGVRGVINTISLKPKAVITPIEAKAKITAALVRKARFDGRHITVVVDGTEIELRGSVSSWTEFRQASYAAWATPGVTDVKNHLVVGC; this is translated from the coding sequence ATGACGCAGATCACGCACAAGACGGATCATGAACTGAAGACGGCGGTGGTGGACGAGTTGGAGTGGACGCCGAGCGTCAACTCCGACCGGATCGCGGTCTCTGTCGACAACGGTGCGATCACTCTGTCGGGCCAGGTCGAGACCTACCCGGAGAAACAGGCGGCGACCCGTGCGGTGATGCACGTACACGGTGTGACCGCGGTCGCGGACGAGATCGAGGTGAAGAACGAGTGGGCACCGCGGGAGGACTCCGACATCGCCCGGGAAGCCGCAGAGGCGCTCGATCGGATGGTGTACGTCCCCGCGGGAGCAGTGCAGGCCCGGGTCCACAACCACATGATCACGCTGTCCGGCACCCTCACTTGGGAGTACCAGCGTGAAGCGGCACGCGACGCGATGGCAGTCCTGCGCGGCGTGCGCGGCGTGATCAACACGATCTCGCTGAAGCCGAAGGCCGTGATCACGCCGATCGAGGCCAAGGCAAAGATCACTGCGGCGCTGGTCCGCAAGGCACGATTCGACGGCCGGCACATCACGGTCGTCGTCGATGGCACCGAGATCGAGCTGCGAGGAAGCGTTTCGTCCTGGACGGAGTTCCGGCAGGCCAGCTATGCCGCGTGGGCGACGCCGGGTGTGACCGACGTGAAGAATCACCTCGTGGTCGGTTGCTGA
- a CDS encoding GAF domain-containing protein: MNESPPLHHTVASDTPAPGPPVPGYTHSAASPDDGFVGVARLELDELLVMLINRATDVQQTQGRLRGLLRANLQVTRAVGLDEVLTPILDAARNLVGARYAALGVIEDGRLVRFLHSGMDIETVDALEAQPEGKGLLGRLIDYPEPLRLRDLAEHVSSIGFPAHHPPMRSFLGVPIRIGTQVFGNLYLTDKPGGAEFSADDEELATALAVTAGVAIGNAALLHEAQRRQRWQNAMMTLSTAVLSNDDPLKDALTQIAGHAMSASSAAGACVCIPAEQPEMLLVAAGDGVYTALIGRTFPTAGSGYTDALTAREPALVAGQGTSPRTTGHHPINGAGPTAAAVLRSETAVTGVLFVCATPGSAPFARLDLDLLGGYATYAALVLQLAHAQHDNAQLRASNDRQRIAEDLHRRVLHRISRLGIDLHTVAARLHDSVARATLMSKIDDTDTIIHELRAAIFTLDSTDTVRPAAAPHSASAT, encoded by the coding sequence ATGAACGAGAGCCCACCACTTCACCACACCGTCGCCTCGGACACCCCGGCGCCCGGGCCGCCGGTTCCCGGCTACACCCACTCTGCCGCGTCGCCGGACGACGGTTTCGTCGGCGTAGCCCGGCTGGAACTCGACGAACTGCTGGTCATGCTGATCAACCGGGCTACCGATGTCCAGCAGACGCAGGGCAGACTTCGTGGACTCCTCCGGGCCAACTTGCAGGTGACACGTGCGGTCGGCCTCGATGAGGTGCTGACTCCCATCCTGGATGCCGCCCGGAACCTGGTCGGGGCCCGGTACGCGGCGCTCGGCGTGATCGAGGACGGCCGCCTGGTGCGGTTCCTGCACTCAGGTATGGACATCGAGACGGTAGATGCGCTCGAAGCCCAGCCTGAGGGAAAAGGCCTCCTCGGCCGGCTGATCGACTACCCGGAACCGTTGCGGCTCCGCGACCTCGCCGAGCATGTGTCCTCGATCGGATTCCCCGCTCACCACCCACCGATGCGATCGTTCCTCGGGGTCCCGATCCGGATCGGGACGCAGGTGTTCGGCAACCTGTACCTCACCGACAAGCCCGGCGGCGCAGAGTTCTCCGCCGACGACGAAGAACTGGCGACAGCGCTGGCCGTGACCGCTGGTGTCGCGATCGGAAACGCCGCGCTGCTGCACGAGGCCCAACGCCGCCAGCGGTGGCAGAACGCGATGATGACCCTGTCCACTGCCGTCCTGTCCAACGACGACCCACTCAAGGACGCCCTGACGCAGATCGCCGGACACGCCATGAGCGCCTCGTCAGCCGCCGGGGCATGCGTCTGCATACCCGCTGAACAACCGGAAATGCTGCTTGTCGCCGCTGGCGACGGCGTCTACACCGCACTGATCGGGAGAACCTTCCCCACCGCCGGATCCGGCTACACCGACGCGCTCACCGCCCGGGAACCTGCCCTCGTCGCCGGCCAGGGCACGAGCCCTCGCACCACGGGGCATCATCCGATCAACGGGGCCGGCCCGACAGCGGCAGCAGTCCTGCGCAGCGAGACCGCCGTCACCGGCGTGCTGTTCGTGTGCGCGACGCCCGGCTCAGCCCCGTTCGCCCGCCTGGACCTCGACCTTCTCGGCGGCTACGCCACTTACGCCGCTCTGGTCCTGCAACTGGCCCACGCCCAGCACGACAACGCACAGCTACGGGCCAGCAACGACCGCCAGCGGATCGCCGAAGACCTGCACCGGCGCGTCCTGCATCGCATCTCCCGTCTCGGGATCGATCTGCACACCGTCGCCGCCCGCCTGCACGACTCGGTAGCCAGAGCCACGCTCATGTCCAAGATCGACGACACCGACACGATCATCCACGAACTGCGGGCCGCGATCTTCACACTGGATTCCACCGACACCGTTCGACCCGCCGCGGCCCCACACTCGGCGTCGGCGACATGA